The DNA segment GGTTCACATCTGTGACTAGCATGGTCGCTCGACTGAGTTAGTCGCAAAGTGGCTGGTCACAAATGGCCTACTTTGGCTCAGTCGCCCGCTGCTCGATTTtccagtcgcgcgactgcagtcgcaaacctctgaccCAATCAGATGCCCAGGAATAGGATGTCAGTTTATTTTGCAGGGCAATAGAATTCTGTGTGTCGATGAGTATAAGTCGCATGTAGGtatgaacatcggtcgccttgagtcgctttttttattgccagtcgcaaatggtcgtgtgaccggtgctagtcgcaggtgtgaacaagCCTTTACGCTGTGGTAAGTCTGGTGAAGGTCTGCAATACAGAGTtctaaacataggcgtgcgcagggttccccataagggggggggcgaaggttcattgcagcaccccccctactaagtcaatatatggggcagattttgccctcccccccccccccctccgtgcgcatgcctatgattcTAAGTAACTGAGTCCACCTATAGCCAGGATGAATTTTGTGTTCCTAATGGAGCTGGTGTGCTCACCTGACCACCCTGTGCTGTACCGTAGATTTTTGTTCATTCGGTTTATTGAGATGGCTGAAACAGCTTACGAATTGAAATTTGAGTGTCTGAATTTTGTACCGCACTGCTTTATAATAACTGCAGCTTCTATGAATATGACAGTAGTGCTGTAACTTGTGGAGCCTTTATTGTGATGCATCATTGGCAGGGTCACTAATTGAAGAACCAATATTTGAACCAATAGATAATAAATATTTTTATAAGAAAATGCCCAGTAAAtaacctttcttttttccctcacaAGAGCCGTCATCATTCTTTACCTACTAAATCACCTGAAGCATGACCACCATGCAACTTTAGGTGCATTTGCAAGCACTGAAAAAAGGGTAAAAAAAATTTTGCACTGTTTGTTTCTTCCCTGCTTTTTAAAGCTTTCAGTCGTAATATAATGATGTTAGGTTTGTCATGTGCTGTCTTAGAAAGGTGCAGCAAATGACTGTTACACGTCATTCAAAGGTGCACTTGTGTGACGTTCAAATGAACATTGCCAGCATTAGCAAAATGCGTTCCTTTTAGTTTTTCTTCATAGTTGCTGTAGCAGTATCAGTAATATGTTGTTTCGATTTTAGGGTGTCGAAACGACCGAAGTGATTGTGGTCCAGACCCGGAAAAAGCCTAAGAAGTCCAAAGAGGAAAAGGACAGGCAGTGCAAGGTCTGTCTAAAGGAGCTGCCCAACAATTCTTCACTGACAAGCAAGtgcttatttatttgttttatttattttttttcaataaaacatCGATTTGGCTGTACTGAAGCTGAGGAAAGGTGGGGAACGAGCTGTGCCTGGGGATGATCACGTCTGGCAGTACCACTTTTCACTTCTTGGCAGCATAACATCAAGTACGTGACCATTTGGTCATTTCTAGAGGTGTCTACAGGTGGTGTTCAAAACTCATGGCGTCCTTGGAAAGCCATATACAGCAGCTTGCTGCCATACCTGTTGAAGAGCAAAATAATCTACCTGTTTGGGCATTTTGCCAGAGGCACCACAAGTGTTGCCTTTAATCAAATTATaagtgtttctctctctcctcatcGAAAAAAATCGTGCCCTTCTAGATTGATTTTCAACACCTTAAAGCCGCCAGAACTGACACTTGCGATTTGTAAGCCACTCCATCATCTTGTTCGTGTTAACCATCACTTCTGGCATCTAATTCGTTTATTTATTTGCGTATTTCAATGAAGGCTTGGATTTGACAGTTGCAAGATGTGACTACAATGACTGTCTACTCAGAAATTATTTGTTCTACTTGCTCGCACTCCTTTAGCCAGCCAGTGCAAGCCAACTGGCAAGCCAGCTATCTGGGAGATGAGCTTAAATTGTACCTTTGACGACTTGCTCCCATCTAACACCGATTGGTTTTCATTATCTACTTACGCTCATCTCGCCACGTTTGCCCATTTTTAAATAAAATGACGAGTGGGATACTGCCTTATGCGCAAGACTCTGGAACTGTATTCAGGGACTGCTGCTCCATAGCACACATTCTTAGCAGTATTTTCATGTTTATGCACTCATGCTCAGAGGTGTAAAAGCTGCGCCATTTGCACCATACTGCGTGACTATAGATTGTATAGCGCAACTAATtgaaggacacaagaaagatgcacacacaacaaggcgctaactttcaacaatcaAAATTCATTGTTGAAAATCAGCGCTTCGTTGTGTGTgcatctttcttgtgtcccgtcgatTAGTTGCGCTGTACAATCTACAGTCATGCTTTACCAATACGCCCAGTCTTCAACCTTAACCATACTGCACCAAtctgcttctgctgcgccatcctgctccaaaatgcattattgcgccgaaactgctcccaagctgTAATTGGTGCCTTCACGTGCTGCTGCACTCCGCGACGTGGCGCGCCCAGGCGAGCTtctatcatcatcaccatcacctGGCGCGCTCTCCGTGACGTAGGTGACggcgcaaaaaaaatcacagtttcgccgcaagcgaaggaatgaatgtgatagcaagaaatggtaatgttatacgatgtaaggctagcagctaactcttctaaaTCTGATTtcgcgtaactctacgaaatgctggtgtaagggaatatggccgctctaGGAAGTGAAgctgttttcgtgctgtctgtcgtctcaatgcgaagtaagcgtgctgtttgctgatgtctgcaGAGATAGTGCGTGTGCCAGTGCTAGCGACCGCGCCCTTgagatcaaagttcgcagtttctgCTCGAGCAACacagcccccctcccctctcccagctcccttcatgctccttcaccctatgaaagacgggcggggcgtttcctctctgcttgagaagcaatcgacagcaggcctcgcGTGTGGGGCGATCTTATCGCATGCACTTTTTGTGCgatggagatggccggctcgtttcacttctgcttcagccgtgttcatcCCCAGCACTTGTgtgcttttactcgcgcgtagaacatacgatgtgcagGGCAACgttgtcgatttggactttatacggaatatGACGGCAGCGGCAAAAACCtgccgacagtgtccatataattgttatcgcaataaaagtgaacaTTTCAGCTCTCTTGTCTTCTCATTTGTACATGTGAGCAGTTGTGTTTTGTCAAtgtgaacattaaaaaaaaattcctctGAAGTGTAGTCAGGTTTAGGTACGCAGTGCATTGCTTATCTCTATTTTCCTCTCGGTCCTCATGTTGGCTGTGGCTCTTCAATGACGGGACCAGGCCTCGTAGCCAGGAATTATTTTCATGGGGGACCCATTTGCTGAGAGGCTTGAGTCTTTaagaaaaatgcctattttcattgtttattttaggtaaaacaccatgtatcataaaaatttcgaggGTGGCCtgggccccccctggctacgggcctggacggGACCATAagcttttttaatttattttataGTCTCATCAAGTTTAGAATGAAGGTAACATTCATTAACTTATCTGTAGTATTCAGTTGTTGTTCACGCCAGCTGCAGTGTTTTATTagcatgaacgtttttcattcgtCTGAGGGCTAGTAGCTATCCAAAGCATCGCTTATCTCTTGTTTTGTCTTAGTTATGGCTctgtcagctgtgatgttttaatgtgtgtgtgtgtgtgtgtacacacacacatatatatatatatacacacacgcacacatatatattaaTTCGTGGCACGTCTGGTCGGCTCATTAGTAGTGAATATTTAGTAAAAACCATTGGAAActtcttgtgtttaccagaaataaaacaatttcaattAACAGTGATGTTTGACCCTAGAAATCTGTTCAAAAACTAACTTGTATTGCCCTAAAATGCACCTCGTGGTGCTCCAAACCTGCTCCAGCTGCTCCAAAGCAGCATTATTCCTGCTTCCTGAGCTTCTCCAAAAAACTGAATCCCACTTCCACCCCTGCATGCTCCAAGACTGACCTGAAGTGAATTGTGTTAATGTCAAGCCGGTGATTCACAGCACATTGAGATTGATGCCACTCTGTGATGAGACTGACCGAAATGTTGTGAAGCATCACTACCCCATTCCATTTTCTGTTGGGAATTAGAAGTATCCGGGCTTGTGCTTGCTTACAAAGGTAAACAACGTATGTGCGCTGTAAATCATGGGGGTCACACTAGAGTAGGAATTATTTGTTACATTGATCTTTTTTGTGTTGCTCCTCACATACTGGTAGGAATAGGAAACTGAGCTTTGGTAATTGTCGTTTGATCTAAGTTTTATATGTTGTAAGATTAAGACTGTTTATGAAACATGGTCTACCTTGCTCATGATAATAAAGCGTGTTAATCTCTTGTGCTCCTTCTTGCAGCCCACATGTGGACCCACGAACGGCCATTTGCCTGTGCAGAATGCAACGCTCGTTTCTCCACAAAAAACAACCTAGTTGGTACGTGCCTCTACTTAGTTTGGTGTTTGCGTTGTTGCAGTTTAGGTAAGGCTATGATTCAAGTTAGCTTGACGTGTTATGTTACTTTCACTTACGTTGGCCTTTAGTCAGATGTGTGTACGATTAGTGTGTCTGTCTACAAAAACAACCTACATCAGTGGGTTGGAGTTTCTACTTGGTTTGATTTTGGTTAGGTAACAGCTAGCTTCCTTTAGTTTTGGTTAGTTTAGTGCGAAAGGTTACTCTCAGGCATGTGCACAGTCATGCCGATGACACAGCAATAGGGGACAGGCCTAATGAGGTCTACACCCCTGTGCGCATAAATTGGACAGAAATTGGTCAGCAAAACGCATCGGGGCAGATCAAGTAATAAAGTATGTACATACATATACTACATTTAAGTGCACATAGTAGTGGCGAATGCTCCTGGTGGTCACCATGGTGGAAGATGGGTCAGACAGGGCACTGCAGCCACCACCACTCCACTTTGGCTTTTGCCTCGAATAAATTTGAGTGCCAAGGGGGGCAGAACACAGTCAAGGACAGTAAAGTTTGATGCTGTTATAAAATCTGGAAACTGGAATGGATTTCGCTAACAGGTAACTAGAGGTCATGGCCCATCAATGGACATAAAATAGCTTCCTGATGTTAGCTACTAGTGTGCATGTCATGCAGTGAATTGAATTTGTTTCAGTCATCTTTGGTTAAGTCCTTGGTGTTGAGCATCCATGTAGAACTCATTGAACACCTCTCATGCCCACTTACTCTCGCCGTCATCGTCATTCCAGTTTAACTTAACTATCGCAATTCAAAATGCGGTGCTTACGACATGCTATCTTCTGTTCTGCACGTGTTTTACAGTTCACCAAAGGACCCACTCCGGCGAAAAGCCGTATGCGTGTAACGAATGCAATGCCAGCTTCTCAACACGAGGCAACCTCAAGCGGCACGTGAAAACACACACGGGCGTCAAGCCCTGGAAGTGCAGCCACTGCGAGCAGTGCTTCACAGAGAAGAAGACCTTGGTTGCTCACATGCGGCGGCACACTGGCGAGAAGCCTTACCAGTGAGTGTGTTTCAGCGCAGCATTTTCGTTGCATTCTCTCGCTGTGTCAGCACCCACTGGACAACATTCCtcgtttcatttcttcttcttgtgtcACAAAGTGTCTTAAGTTTTTGAAATAAATGCCAAAAGGAACCTATTGGTATTTCTCTAGCTGTGGGATTGTTGACCGAGTGGCACATTTACACAGGTGGTAGCCTTGTACGTTTTAATCACCCGCCgcagtgatctagtggttatggggatCGTCTGCTGACCAGAAGATCATGGGTTCAAATCCTggccacggcagctgcatttcgatggaagcaaattgctagaggcccgtttttTTAGAATTTGGTGCTCGTTAAAAaatccccaggtggtcaaaatttctggagctctctaCCACAGCATCTCTGATAATGAAATCATGGTTTTAGGATGTGAaacaccaacagttattattattatgtacatGTTAACCATTGAACATATGCTCAGCACTAATAGTCATATTCTGTGAGGATAGAATACAAGATGGGCAATTTGTGTTCTAAATTGACTGTGTTCTATGAGATGAGCATTCCTAGATAAAAATGAGTGTTTCCCGATATCAAAGTTTTTCTGGGAAACAACTTGCACATTACATTGCCATGCAAAAAACTCTGCCTCTGCAATCTTGTCATATTTGTCACTTTAATGACAACACACATTTCAAATTTGCAATGCTATCTGTGCATGGTATCTGCGCCATGCATCCAATATTTAAAATAACACTAGATTACCGTGTTCTTCCTACAGCAGTGATTGATTTAAAATCTTTCATTCTCTATCTGTATACAGATGTGCcaaaacactatcatcatcatgtcaCAATAGTAGAAAATGGCAGAGGTCACAGCACTATGTCTATGAGTCACCATTTAAGATATGATCCAGCGTAAATGACGTGCGAGCTGTTATGTGGTTGTCACCACTCCCATGACATTTCTCCTCCTTTTCATTGTAGTGGTTATCATTGCCGTCATTGTTAGGCATGCTGTCGTGCTGTTTTGGGTTGCACTCAAAGCACTTTCTCTGAGTGGCCtctacaatttatttatttatttttatttattttgaagttccttacaggccccatgggggAGAATTAAGTAAGGCGAGCATGGTAGAACGAACAACAAAAAGCTTATACATGAAGACCTAAAAAATTCCAAAAACATGCTTCTAAAACAGCATTGCAAAGACATGGGAAAGAAATAGTAAGAATGCCCAGAACAAAAAAATACGGTTCGTGGTATGTAGCGCACAAAATGGTGCATTGATTGCaagtaagaaaaagaaatggcagaAAGCATTGGATCGTAACAGTTGTAGCATTGGATGCTACTCTGTTTAAAATACATGCTAGTGTAGCATTCATCAGTAAATGCGCTTGTTCTcacttgtttgtgtgttttccttTGCCATAATGCTGTGCTGTTTTGTACTTGTGCTTTCCTCCCAGGTGCGAGGTGTGCCAGCGGCGCTTTGCGCAGTCGGGTGTCCTCCGCATGCACATGGCCGTACACTTGGGCCAGAAGTCGCACCTGTGCGAGCACTGCGGCAAAGCATTCCGGCAGCGCTCACAACTGCACCTGCACATGCAGCGGCATCAGGGGCTGCGCCGTTACTCCTGCAACATCTGCCCCTCAAAGTTCCTCACCAAGGGTACGTCATTAGAAAGTGTGGATAGACAATCGTGTTGTTGCTGCTTGGACTTGGTAACAATCCAACAGAGGGGGTGGTCATAGGCGTGCCCAGGGTTTATCCGTTAGGTGGGGCTATGTTTCACCgctgcgccccccctccccttcttatTGGTTGAGACCCATGAAAacgagcttcgcaatggatgcaacaGTGAAAATCACACAACGATGTGCTTttcacaatgacctgcctttggttcCTGGCTCTACAAGgataaaggtgggaagtaaacagttcttggaatgcgtcAGGAGTCCTTGGTCACCATTAGTATCTTCAAAAGCCTTCATGGCCATAATCCTGCaatttaaacaatgacgggataGGTCCGACAGAATAAAAATGGGGggctgacttggcgccccccttcgGTGATGGGGAAGCCCCCCGTGCCCCCATTGCGTGCATGCCTATGGGGGAGTTGCAAGCGacacaaaggataaaaaaaaacagagaactTGACTCACCTTGCACAGTGCCCTAGCACAGCCTTTCCAGTGTTTCCAATAATGCTCTGTAAGTGAGTGTTACTTGACAGCCTGAGTGTTAACTGTGACGGTGAGAGGTAATTGTGAGTGTTACTTagtgtgaatgaatgaaagaagagaaTTTGAGGGTTCGTTTTTCAtgtagcatgtgatcttttttttttttaatgtgctggCAGCTGACTGAAAGCCCTCGCATACTTCCTGAAGGCACAAAGTCTGCCGGGCATGATGTTTTCAGGAAGTATGAGAGGgcctattggtcagctgccagcttgttaaaaaaaaagaaaaagaaaggaaagcaaaGAAAAGATCACTTCCTACTTGTCGCCAGCTGGCAAaataagagtgttccacacttgccgttaTGGCTACCAGCAGCGTTGACTAACACTGCCAGATTTACATGCACAGAAacacccaataaagtggatgggaggatccCCGCCGCTGTggatcaattggtagagcattggtgTGCGTTATCAGAAGGttgcaggttctgtccctgcTGGCAGCAAGTTGTCCTCTCGTCCGCTTtcatttcttcgcatttatatgaTACTAATTACTACATTATAGTTAAAggactacaaataacgccccctataccttccttggcttcattgcctgttggttttcattatggTTGACAGTTTGAAGACGTGATGCACAGCAGAGGccattgcaaaaaaaataaaatttttgtttcgCATTCCAGCTGACATGCTGCGTCACGAACGGACACACACGGGGGAACGCCCTTATGTGTGCAGCCTCTGTGGAAAGAAATTCACCCGGCAGCAGTCGCTCAACGAGCACACTAACCGTCACTACGGCATCAAGCCTTTCGAGTGCAAGTACTGTGACAAGACATTTGCCGAGATGTCAGCGTGTTATAAGGTGGGTCTGCTGATGGGATATGGAGGAACCTCGAAAACAGCTTCTTTCTTTAGCAGCAGCACAATTTACCGAATCTGAGCACTTTATTTTCAACATATAAGTTGGAAATCCTCGAGGCAGAATGTTTTCATAGACAACTTGCGGGTACCTCTTAGTGTACCCTCAGGCATTGCTGTATCCGGTGGGGGGAGGTTGGGGTGGTCATGTAGAGGGGGGTTGAActgctcccctccccccctcagtAAAAATCCTGGCTATGCCATTGCCCTCAAGCTCTTTGAAGTGGTTGTAGACAACTTGAGGGTACTAAAAGGGGCACTGACATGAACATcttcagttgtcatttttttgcatcaattgaaaggccaagccctcaagagctttgaaaatgtactggtaagtgcAGGGcctaaagtctcccttcattggagggggagTCCCTCATAATGcggcaagatatatatatatatatatttcttgagtgagtctgaatgagctccacctgttattgccaacctatggtcctatctactgatGTTCAGCATTACTACCAGCCTTATATAGGCTTAAGTTTATGCTCAAGTCTACTCGTATATATCTCAACGCACTGGCGTTcatgcgccatctcaatatttattgatcagaggcgcgagttcggggttcggggaggggggggggttgccacGACTTCCCCCGCAAACCTTTTACGGGAAGTTCAAGTGAAAATGCAAGATTGCAATACTGCAGCTCACCACTCAGATCTATGGCCGTCTGATGATATTTTTGTGCAGTCTATGTTATAAAGCTGATGTCTGTTGTCTTTATTAATCGATTTtcttggcgcaagggccactcttGACTAGAGGCTGCCAACTGTTGTCTTAATAATGTTGTCTTTATCATTACTGTCTTGCTTCTCCTATTTGCTTCTTGCAGCATATTAAGCTTCACTCCAAGACTGAGAATGGGGAGAACAATGAAGGTGCTCTGGGGGCCGTGAAAACGGTACGTTGTTGTTCTGAATTCTCGTAAAGCTGAGGAACGAAAGCGCGAAAATCGTAGGGTGGTTTCCGCGGCGGCATGCTGAAAAGTCAGGCAAGTGATTTGTCGAGCCTTTCATCCCACCTGCCAAGCAGCAGGTGCACCTGTTGTCCGCTTGGGTTCTGTTTAACGGCTGCTAATAAGAGGATTCAACAACTACCAGTCCAGAAGCTTTGCCAAGACTGTTTTAGTAGTATGTACACTTAATACCAATTTAACCTAAGTAACATTTCATTGCAGTTGGCCCTTAAAGGCAAAAGCTTTTGTCGAGTCATGAGTAGGCAACGATGGGAAGCGTGGGCAAGGACGACAGagggttaggtggagcgacgaaatTAGGGAGTTTGCAGACATGAAATGGAATCAGCTTGCGCAGAAGGAGGGGGTGGGTAGGGGATTATTGGGAGAGGCCTTGTTCCTGCAGTGCACATAAAATAGGCCTATGGTTATGATGATGAAAAAGTAGGTGAAAGGAAGAAGAGATAGACGGAAGGACAGACAGGTTGACAGgtggaactgtttttttttttctgtctcttctttctGCTGTCAACCTTTCGTGCCTCAAACATTGACAGCCAGGCAATGGCTATCTGAGCACCCTACACTGTTAAACTACAATGACTGAGGTGCGTGTTGAGAATCTCTGGCTGTCTAACTCCCATACGGCACATCAGTGTTTATGTGTTACACCCCGCGATTTAAATGTTTCAACAGCAACATTTCACATTTGCATGGATTGCTTATTCGCAGACGGAGACCCGCATTCCACCGCTCCCTGAGACTGCTTTGCAGATTGCAGGAAGCATGCAGTCAGCAACTTCAACTGCTGAATCTGGTAGGATAGTGCCAATAGTAACATCCGAGGCTGGAAACGGGCACATGGCACTAAAGGGCCCTGAAACCGTGGTTTCGCACGAGGCCGCCATGTCTGGAACGACGCATGCAACTGGTGTGGGCCGCCCAGCCGAGTTCTCTGCCATGGATTTGTTAGCTACTGCTTCAGGCTTCTAGGCCTGGCGTTTAAAGAGAATGTTGTGTGACTGCTTtggtgtgtatatatgtgtgtgtgtatgcttgCGTGCCTCAAGGACATTTGTTTTTACTTACGAGACACTCGGTGAGTTGAAAGTTAGACACATGTACTAATTGGCTGAGCCGATTTGATGTATATTAGTTTTGTATATGTATTAGTTTTGTTTTGTTAAACACAATTTGCTATGTAGAATGGTGGCCTGCTTGTGATATCTGCTTGCATCCATGCCAAGAAACATATGAGTTGCTTTATATGTTCCAGCTTATCGTAGCTTACATTAGTAGTCGAATCATTGCGATGAGCATGCAAACCAtggaagaaaacacaaagaacaGGAGTAGAATCTCATAAGTGTTTGGTCATGGTCCAGTTTTTCAGTGTTTACCTTCAGCTTGCATGATGGGCCAGAAGCTGCGTTTTCGACGATGACATCTGCCTTGTGGCAAAGCACGCAAGCGGAAACTGAGCGTTCGAAAACCAAATAGTGACTGAACATTCCACCCTGGAGGAGAAGCACCGCCCATGAAATGATTGCTATTTAGtcggaaaattttgttcaatataAATTCAAAGATCTAGAGAGAAATTAAGGCAATCCTCGGTAAGTTCGTGCGAATGGATTTATATGTGATCAGGCTATCACTGAACTCTTCGTTTCACATCTTGGGAGCATTATTAATGCCTGGTTGATGCATGTGTTCCCGTATTTGACTATGTTATTCTATGCTCAACACTTATCTCACATGTGCGTTACCTGCCATGTTGGCACGATGATTATGTCATTCTCCTGCTGAGatcaaggtcgcgggttcaattcctgccCTGATGATGGCATTTCAATACAGCCAAATGGAAAAACACTCGTGTGGTTATATATTAAGTACACATGAAAGAAACACTAGCGGTAACACATTACacgaagccctccactaaggcatctctCCACGTCAGTGTTGGTTTGGAAAGCCATGGAAGTAAGCATTCGATTTCCTGTGCACCAATCACAATGCCTCATGACTGATATCGTGCTGCCAAAAAAGGAACACTGGTGGCGGTCACTCGATAGCCGAGAAGCCCACATACCTGTCCACTGATTGCAGCAAATAACTTCAGTCTTGTCGATCTCATCGTACTTGTATGTTAATCGAAGTTAGTATCGCTCTCTTATCTATGTATTATGTATGCTCATTTTTGCATCCTCACCTGTTGTCTAGTCAGCTGCGTTTATATAATAGCGCTAGTTTGTTTGAGCATTCCACATCATACATGCACTTATAGTGCTCGCCATGTTGGTACTTGTACAGCTTAATCTTGATCTAACAATGCTGATGGGACCCACAAATTTTTTCAGTCATAATTTAAAAACCTTCATAGGAGGGGCAAGCCTTCATAAAGGTTAGTTGTTCGTTTCACCTAAACTGAAACCTGGCATCTCCATATTTCCCTAAAAAAGATATCCTTCAAGTCAGTGGAACCATCAAATTCACATTGTAGTTTTGAGTCTTTTGATGCTTGATATGGAGCAAACTTGCAGAAGTTTGTTACAGACAGTAATTGGAAAAACAGGTGTTGTCTTTGTTGTGCTCTGTCTGTAATGCAGATACTTTTTGCGGTTTTACAGGAAATTACCAACTCATTGAAAGAGTACAGGCCCAGTATGATTCTCCATCAAATTGAAATTTTTGTAATATCGGGTTttgtcacataaggtttgacCATACGTAGCAAACTTGTGCTTTGCTGTGTGCTACAAGCAACTGTGACCAGACCTACATTTTTCTGTGAACATAATCTTCTTCTGTACTGAATGTGCTAACGGTACATGGAACTGGTTTCTTTGGTGTACACCATAACGGTGCGGTTACATTCAAACTGTGGAAACAACCTGCTGAATGTACCACAAGAATGTTCCTGTTGATTTTATCAAAACACTCCAGTGCAAACTGATGTTTAACTGATGTAATATAGTTTGGAACCTTTCATCTGTGATAACATCTGGTGTACATAGATCATGCTGCATTTTCATTGTACAATATATTTTAACAAAAATGGAATGTTAATAAAGCATTCATTATTTTGTGAAATATTATTTACTCATCCTGCAAGTAGTATAAGTCACCACAGTGGTTCAGGGGCTGCAGTATTTTCACTGTTGAGCAAGACGACGTAGGCTAGATTCCTAGCATTTACGGTGACATTGTTACGAGGGCATCCTGTGAGACAACTGATCAATCCATGGCTCATTGTGTGAATAGGACGGATGAGGGAATGTGAGGCAAGGCTTTGGTTGTGGCCGTCTGATTTATTCCTCGTTCATTTGCACAGTTCAGCCTTGAATATCTAAAGACTTGCCACTTTTCAACCCTCCTAGCTGTTGTGAATGAACTAACAAGTCAATGCACCAGGGAAGTGGCAATACAAAGTTCATCGTGGAGGGGGTTATGGTGTTTGTGGGCCTGTTGATCAGTCAGGTGTAAAATTAGAATACTTATTTTTAGGCGTACATCAGCCAATTGCATTGTGCCCTACTGTTTCTTGTTGTGTACATATCGCAATGTCGCACTTCGTTTTATTCCTATTCAATTTTCCCGGGTGGTTTCGGCTCATTTCTACATGTCGCCTCCCATTACACGTTTCACCAtgtttgcatgtgtacttgtttgctgacaaa comes from the Rhipicephalus sanguineus isolate Rsan-2018 chromosome 6, BIME_Rsan_1.4, whole genome shotgun sequence genome and includes:
- the LOC119396794 gene encoding zinc finger protein 16: MAAPSSLLLAFKAKIEESVALVPDMGAEEKLKAVQFWNVVSERLQQIVNDSAADINALALNMHGEDINVASLHDEQESQAKMAQPYIEAHGYRSENLYTEAVEEFDVTAASEGHQQELLALSAELEQVGSSQPSTQGNFNGVPLEQGSLDVSERSLSKDSTVLLISTQAEDCPADATFDVAHQQSHDPGVLSQHEYGPNSSLVLQMPAKSVNLVQNKDNSEQWQSCSEYAAKPKVQRKRRPSTRKANAKSSAKRGTTPGGKKAMGVSAATDQRPSGTASDIQLESTQGVETTEVIVVQTRKKPKKSKEEKDRQCKVCLKELPNNSSLTTHMWTHERPFACAECNARFSTKNNLVVHQRTHSGEKPYACNECNASFSTRGNLKRHVKTHTGVKPWKCSHCEQCFTEKKTLVAHMRRHTGEKPYQCEVCQRRFAQSGVLRMHMAVHLGQKSHLCEHCGKAFRQRSQLHLHMQRHQGLRRYSCNICPSKFLTKADMLRHERTHTGERPYVCSLCGKKFTRQQSLNEHTNRHYGIKPFECKYCDKTFAEMSACYKHIKLHSKTENGENNEGALGAVKTTETRIPPLPETALQIAGSMQSATSTAESGRIVPIVTSEAGNGHMALKGPETVVSHEAAMSGTTHATGVGRPAEFSAMDLLATASGF